CTGCCCGTGCGCCTTCCATCATATAAGCGCGTGTACCGATCTGTAGCTGATGGACATGAATCTGACTGCGCCGTTCGGGAATAAGAATCCACATACTCGCTGTGCCTATTGCAGGAACCTGCTCTATACTCATAATGATCTCTCCACGTTCATTCTCAAATTCTGGATGGATCATATACAGTTCCGAAATAGGAACATCTGGCAGCAAACTCTTATAGCCTCCCTTACGTTCTAGTACTGCCGGCGTCTCTCCTTGTTCTGCTGATACATGCTTTACCGGCATTTCATAAGCAAAATCTGGGCGATACCCTTGCCAAGGCAATCCACGGCGCCCCCCTTCTTCTGGGGTATAAAATCGGTATCGTACACGAAAATCTGGCGGATGCCCTCTCACTTCTTCATAACATGTTCTCGCTTCCACTTCCGTCCTCCTTCTCTCTGGTATGACCTATACATATATTCCCAGACTCTTCGATCCAATAGCCAGCGACTTATCATTTATATGTAAATTTTATTATATAAATTTATTCATTTTTTAACGTAATTTATACATTCCCCTATTTTGTTCTTCCCACTCGCTCATGTGCCTGTACACAGATACTTTCGCGGGATCGGCTCTTTCTATTGTAATACATCTTTATCCATAATAACGATCATTTTCCACATTTATCTAGTCATTCTATCTAACCTTCCCGTTTGACGCCGCTCGCTCATCGTGATACTTTAACAAAAAGCCAATACAACGGTGCAGCATAGTAAAGCGGGCAGAATGGTCGGCAATCTAGCGATCGTCTTCCGTTGTTCTGTTATGTTGCAGCGAATTTATATACTGGCGGCAGGAGGATGTATATGAGAGAACAATGGTTTGGCGAATTGGAACAATTGGAAAAGGATATTGTGGACTGGCGCAGACATATGCACCAATTCCCGGAATTGTCGTTTCAAGAAGTGAAAACATCGCAGTTTATCGCAGATACATTACAAAGCTTTGGGTATGAGGTGCGCACGAATGTGGGTGAAGGCGGCGTGCTTGCCGATCTGAAGGGCGCTTTGCCGGGACCGACCATCGCTTTCCGCGCAGACTTTGACGCACTGCCGATTCATGAAGAAAATCAAGTGCCGTACCGTTCGCAAAATGACGGCGTGATGCACGCTTGCGGTCATGACGGTCATACCGCATCTCTGCTCGGCGTAGCCAAAGTACTCAGCCAGCATAAAGAGCAGCTGCAAGGTAGCGTTCGTTTTATTTTCCAACATGCCGAGGAGAAAATTCCGGGCGGCGCCAAAGCGATGATCGAAGATGGTGCACTGGAAGGCGTCGATGAGGTGTATGGCGCCCATCTGGCAAGTTACCTTCCTTATGGCAAAATCGCTGTCGTCTCTGGTCCAGCTATGGCAGCAGCAGACGGCTTCTCCATTATCATTCAAGGGAAAGGCGGTCATGGTGCACGCCCCGATCAGACGATTGACTCTATTGTAGTCGGCAGTCAGGTCGTTGGAGCGCTACAGCACATCGTCTCCCGCCATATCGATCCACTCAAATCGGCGGTTGTAACCGTCGGTGTCTTCCAAGCAGGCTCAGCTTTCAACATCATCGCTGACACTGCCAAAATCGAAGGCACAGTGCGCACATTCGATCCTGAAGTACGTGTGAAGATCGAAGACGATATTAAAACGATTGTGCAGGGCATTACCTCTGCGTCCCGTGCAACCTTTACACTGGATTATACGCATGGCTATCCGGCTGTAGTCAATCCGCCGGAACAAGCGGAATACGTATGCTCTCTGGTGAGAGATTCGTTAGGCGAAGAAGCATTGCTGGAAATTCCGCCTGCTATGGGCGCGGAAGACTTTGCCTATTATCTCGAAGAGCGTCCGGGCAACTTCTTCTATGTCGGTTCTCAGAAAAATGAAGACACTGCCTTCCCGCATCACCATC
The window above is part of the Paenibacillus sp. JQZ6Y-1 genome. Proteins encoded here:
- a CDS encoding M20 metallopeptidase family protein, which codes for MREQWFGELEQLEKDIVDWRRHMHQFPELSFQEVKTSQFIADTLQSFGYEVRTNVGEGGVLADLKGALPGPTIAFRADFDALPIHEENQVPYRSQNDGVMHACGHDGHTASLLGVAKVLSQHKEQLQGSVRFIFQHAEEKIPGGAKAMIEDGALEGVDEVYGAHLASYLPYGKIAVVSGPAMAAADGFSIIIQGKGGHGARPDQTIDSIVVGSQVVGALQHIVSRHIDPLKSAVVTVGVFQAGSAFNIIADTAKIEGTVRTFDPEVRVKIEDDIKTIVQGITSASRATFTLDYTHGYPAVVNPPEQAEYVCSLVRDSLGEEALLEIPPAMGAEDFAYYLEERPGNFFYVGSQKNEDTAFPHHHPRFDIDERALLNTGRVFLSIVADKLLTSSPETASVS